The Mesorhizobium sp. B2-8-5 genome segment TCGCGCAAGGCGTGTCGTTCGACATCGATTGAGGACGAGCGACGGGTTAGCCCTCACCCGCGAGCTGACCCGGCCCGCCTATCGATCAGGCCATGCAGGCGGAAGGCGGGCGATTGGTCAGAAAGCCTTGCCGGTGGCCGGATCGAAGAGGCGGAGCGCGTCCGCATCGAAGACGAACGCGCATGGCTGACCCTTGGCGACGCGGGCGCGCGGCGGCAATGTCGCCGTCAAGTTCTGCGCGCCGATCCGGGCAGTGGTGACCTGTTCGGGACCGGTCAGTTCAACGACGTCGATCTCGACCGGCAGCGACAGATCCGCGTCGGCGCTCGACCCCAGCCGGAGCGCTTCCGGCCTCACTCCGACGATGACCTGAGCACCGTCGCGGCCTGCGTCGGCGTAGCGAGCCGGAATCGCCAGCCGCGCATCGGTGCCTGCAATCGCCAGCTTGCCGTCCTCGACGGTCGCTTCCAGCATGTTCATCGACGGCGCGCCGACGAAGCCCGCGACATAGAGCGTCGCCGGATGGTTGTAGATCTCTTCCGGCGTGCCCAGTTGTTCGATGCGGCCGTCGCGCATGACGGCGATGCGGGTCGCCAGCGTCATCGCCTCGATCTGGTCATGGGTGACGTAGACGACCGTGGTGCGCAGCATTTCATGCAGGCGCTTCAGTTCGGTGCGCATTTCCAGCCGCAGCTTGGCGTCAAGATTGGAGAGCGGCTCGTCGAACAGGAAGACCTGCGGCTTGCGCACCAAAGCGCGGCCGATGGCGACGCGCTGGCGCTGGCCGCCGGAGAGCTGGCCGGGCTTGCGGTCGAGCAGGTTCTCGATCTGCAGCAATCTTGCCGCCTCGCGCACCGCCTTGTCGCGCTCGGCGGCGGGGACTTTGCGCATTTCAAGGCCGAAGCCGATGTTGCGGCTGACGGTGAGGTTCGGATAGAGCGCGTAGGACTGGAAGACCATGGCGATGTCGCGGTTTTTCGGATGCACGCCAAGCACCGACCGGCCGCCGATCAGCACATCGCCGCTGGTCGCCTCGGCGAGACCGGCGATGATGTTGAGCAAAGTGGACTTGCCACAGCCCGACGAACCGAGCAGCACC includes the following:
- a CDS encoding ABC transporter ATP-binding protein, with product MSALEIRDVRKNYGSVETLKGIDIALENGEFLVLLGSSGCGKSTLLNIIAGLAEATSGDVLIGGRSVLGVHPKNRDIAMVFQSYALYPNLTVSRNIGFGLEMRKVPAAERDKAVREAARLLQIENLLDRKPGQLSGGQRQRVAIGRALVRKPQVFLFDEPLSNLDAKLRLEMRTELKRLHEMLRTTVVYVTHDQIEAMTLATRIAVMRDGRIEQLGTPEEIYNHPATLYVAGFVGAPSMNMLEATVEDGKLAIAGTDARLAIPARYADAGRDGAQVIVGVRPEALRLGSSADADLSLPVEIDVVELTGPEQVTTARIGAQNLTATLPPRARVAKGQPCAFVFDADALRLFDPATGKAF